The candidate division WOR-3 bacterium genome includes the window TATTCAGTTTGGAATTTTGAATTTGGAATTTGTTTCGGATTTCGAAATTCGTATTTCGGATTTTACTATACTGCTGGTGCGGATACAATGTGGTATCATTGTGATGCATTGGGTTCGCCGAGAAAGATGACGAAGAAATCTGTAAATGTGGTCTGGACCGATGCCTATCAACCCTTTGGTGAGATGCTGGCAGGGAGTGGCAATGTCCATGGATTTACCCCGTTAGAAAGAATATCGCTTCTAACGGGTTAGGCAGGGAAGGAACTTGATTCAGAAAGCGATCTCAACTACTTCTGCCAGCGGTATTATGATTCGCAAATTGGCAGGTTTATGACATTAGATCCAATAGATGACAAAAATGGTAGCTCACCATATGCGTATTGTTCCAACAACCCACTAAAATTCACCGACCCGACCGGAGAAAAATTTAGCGACATTGAAATGGAAGAGAAATATTGGTTTATGAAGGATTATGGTATATGGAAGGCAGGAATGACGCACTGTTATACTGGCTGGGTGCCAAAGAATTGGTTTTTAGGTTCATCCGCCGAATTAGACCCTGACTTCTGGGCCACTCCAGATCGGGAGATAATACCATTAGGTGATGGTTTGTATAGATGCTGGGATCCATATAATAGGGAATGGATAGTGCTTAGCCCAGGTTCATTAGGTGAATTGATAGGTGGTTTATTGGGTTTTGTTACTTATACTTCAACAATTCCATTCACTTATTTAGGTTTAGGGCTTGGTCTTTTGTCATTTGATTTACCGACAATTAAAAACGATGTAGCAATTATTGAAAGTAAAAAAGGATTTGCCAGGCTTCTTGGCAAACTTGGATTTGGCGGGATTACCATAGGCCATACAATTATTGGTGTTGGTCAGTTAGATGCACGCACGCTTGCACATGAAATGACTCATGTAGCACAATTTGATAAGTTTGGGGCTTTATTTCCTTTGCTCTACGGGAGTGCTGGTGGAATTAATCTTGGTGGTCATTTCTGGAGAGATCCTATTTTATCAAGTGGAGGAGGGTTTTGGTACTGGTTTTATTGGAACAATCCATTTGAAATTGAAGCGAGGAGAAGAGAGGATGGAGGTTAGAATGAATGGTAAATACAAAATAAAATGTCTAAGAAATTCCATTCTAATAATAATGGCTTTCTTGTCTATGGGAGTTGTAGAATGTCCCCCAAACCTGGGATCTATAGTTTTTGAAAATTATACCGATTCTTCCATTGTCTTATCTG containing:
- a CDS encoding RHS domain-containing protein, with the translated sequence YSVWNFEFGICFGFRNSYFGFYYTAGADTMWYHCDALGSPRKMTKKSVNVVWTDAYQPFGEMLAGSGNVHGFTPLERISLLTG